One Nicotiana tomentosiformis chromosome 4, ASM39032v3, whole genome shotgun sequence genomic window carries:
- the LOC104085800 gene encoding E3 ubiquitin-protein ligase RING1-like, with protein MSSAGITVAGDGASLYFCHKCSNTVTITPSPTGDLLCPTCNSDFVEEYEEPDPDPDPYPNFPDPVYSLFSTLFNPSRSTTASLDSQNPRIYSSAQNPRDEILGSGGFDPIGYLMTHLSSQRASGINFEFVIEGGNGGSGLGLPANIGDYFIGPHFEELIQQLAENDPNRYGTPPASKSAVEGLPSIKVNEELLKSELAQCAVCKDDFELGLDVKQLPCKHVYHEGCILPWLELHNSCPVCRYELPTDDPDYENRGRDNAGGGESSGGGGSGGSGSGGSGGAIGGRRFTTIALQWPWGNFEGSESRGGQQNRESN; from the coding sequence atgtCTTCCGCTGGAATCACCGTCGCTGGCGACGGCGCATCGCTGTACTTCTGCCACAAATGCAGCAACACCGTCACCATCACCCCTTCTCCGACCGGCGATCTCCTCTGTCCTACTTGCAACTCTGACTTCGTTGAAGAATACGAAGAACCGGATCCCGACCCGGATCCATATCCGAACTTCCCCGACCCGGTTTACTCCTTGTTCAGCACTTTATTTAATCCTTCTCGCTCTACCACCGCTTCTCTTGACTCCCAAAACCCTAGAATTTACTCCTCAGCCCAAAACCCTAGGGACGAGATCCTCGGGTCGGGTGGTTTCGACCCGATTGGCTATCTTATGACCCATTTATCATCTCAGAGGGCAAGTGGTATCAACTTCGAATTCGTGATTGAAGGGGGTAATGGGGGTAGCGGGTTAGGGTTACCGGCGAACATAGGGGACTATTTTATTGGGCCACATTTTGAAGAATTGATCCAACAATTAGCGGAAAATGACCCGAACCGCTATGGAACCCCACCCGCATCGAAATCAGCTGTTGAGGGGCTGCCCAGTATTAAAGTTAATGAGGAATTGCTTAAATCCGAGCTGGCACAGTGTGCTGTGTGTAAGGATGATTTTGAGCTAGGGTTAGATGTGAAACAGCTGCCATGTAAGCATGTTTATCATGAGGGTTGTATTCTCCCGTGGCTTGAGTTGCATAATTCGTGCCCTGTTTGTCGATACGAGTTGCCAACGGATGATCCTGATTATGAGAATAGGGGAAGGGATAATGCTGGTGGTGGGGAGTCGAGTGGTGGGGGCGGCAGTGGTGGTTCGGGTTCTGGAGGAAGTGGTGGGGCAATAGGAGGGAGAAGGTTTACTACTATAGCGTTGCAATGGCCTTGGGGGAACTTTGAAGGATCAGAGTCTCGTGGTGGACAGCAGAACAGGGAGTCGAATTAG
- the LOC138909317 gene encoding uncharacterized protein, which translates to MTVTQYETRFVDLARYVIILIPTEREKVRRFIDGLTYTIRLQMANETESDISFQTAVDIARRIEMVPTQERGSVSNKRPLHSDSFNGASSGDRAYSTPPAPVSAPLIQSYQSGYPGRQGQFQGQQSQQSRTCYSCGHPRHIARLCPRSQGSIQQQSSRAMIPALVAPPPAQPARGKGQAAIGGGQAVRGRGQLARDHPKDIPKGSGEFRTHFEEFIGDQIFAGAQISHLREISRICKLHARICEENGGLKSSHL; encoded by the exons atgactgttacccagtatgagactcgatttgtggacctagctcgctATGTCATTATCTTgattcctactgagagggagaaagtgaggagatttattgatgggctcacttacactatcaggctacagatggccaatgAGACCGAaagtgatatttctttccagacggccgtagatattgctagacggatcgagatggttccTACTCAGGAGAGGGGGTCGGTGTCTAATAAAAGGCCTCTTCATTCCGATAGTTTcaatggtgcctcatctggagacaggg cctacagtaCACCACCAGCTCCTGTTAGCGCACCTCTGATCCAGAGTTATCAGAGTGGTTACCCAGGTCGACAGGGccagttccagggtcagcagtcacagcagtcaAGGACTTGTTATAGTTGTGGgcatccgaggcacattgctagactTTGCCCCAGGTCACAGGGCAGCATACAGcagcagagttctcgtgccatgattccggcactggttgctccaccgcccgctcagccagctagaggcaagggtcaggcagccataggtggaggtcaggccgttagaggtagaggccagctagCTAGAGATCATCCCAaagac atccccaagggctcgggtgaatttcggacgcATTTCGAAGAGTTCATAGGAGATCAGATTTTTGCTGGTGCTCagatctcacatttgcgagaaaTTAGTCGCATTTGCAAGCTtcatgctcgcatttgcgaagagaacGGTGGCCTGAAGAGTTCACATTTGTGA